CTATATTATTCTCTTTAAAAAGCGTATTGAGAAAACTATAATTTTTCCTCAATTTGTTTCTATACATTTTTACAAATGCCATAATCTGTCTTTTATTTAAACCAAATCATATATCGGTTTGGTAATCATTTTTTTTGAAAGCAGTTAAAACTCATTTTTCAAATTTACAAATAAATAATAACTGTATTATTTTAACAGGAAAACCAAAGGTGAAATTCACAGTTGATTTATTCTAATATTCTAGGAATATCGCTGGGGAGTCGGGTTAGCAATTCATAATTCACCTGAGCACTGATCTCAGAAAATGAAGCAATACTGATCGTTTGATTGCCCTGCTCACCAATTAATACAACCTCATCTCCTACTTTTAAATTTTCAAGATCATTTACATTCAATGCCAAACAATTCATATTCACCATACCAATAACAGGAACCCGCTGTCCGCCAACCAGTGCACGCCCCTGATTGCTCAGGCTGCGCGTAAATCCATGTGCATAGCCAATAGGTACAATCGCTATGGTCATGTCTTTAAGTGCCAAATAAGAAGATCCATAACCAACGTATTCTCCCATATCTACTTTTTTAAACGACATGATTGTGGATTTCCAGGAAAGCAATCTTTTAAGTGGGCTTTCTTTGAATTTTTTATCCTTCAGGTACTCAATAAATATTTCTTTGCTTGGCCACAAGCCAAACTGCATAATACCTATACGCACAAGATCAAGGTGCATTTCAGGAAAGCGAACAGCTGCGGCACTACAGCATGTATGATGAAACTCAGGTTTTAACCCTGCTGACTCCGCTATACTTTTAAATTCATAGAAACACCTTTTTTGCTCAGTAATGCGCACAAAATTTGCGATGTTCTCAGCTCCTGCAAAATGTGTGCACAAGCCTTGAAAGTATAGATATTCTTTTTGCTTTTTTAAAATATCAAGGGCAATATCAAACTCATGTACTTCAAGCCCAGTACGATTCATTCCTGTTTCTACTTCCAAATGAATCAAGGCTTTCTTATTCAGCATTTTGGCAATTTCCAATGTTTTGTTGAGGCGCTCAATACTGAAAATATAAAACGAGACCCCTTCTT
The DNA window shown above is from Chitinophagales bacterium and carries:
- the alr gene encoding alanine racemase, which produces MFSSSIISIDKDALAHNLKFIRSLIDKNVRFSSVVKGNAYGHGLEAFVALALENDVNHFSVYNADEAYRVKMITQDMADVMIMGYMSDEALYWAIEEGVSFYIFSIERLNKTLEIAKMLNKKALIHLEVETGMNRTGLEVHEFDIALDILKKQKEYLYFQGLCTHFAGAENIANFVRITEQKRCFYEFKSIAESAGLKPEFHHTCCSAAAVRFPEMHLDLVRIGIMQFGLWPSKEIFIEYLKDKKFKESPLKRLLSWKSTIMSFKKVDMGEYVGYGSSYLALKDMTIAIVPIGYAHGFTRSLSNQGRALVGGQRVPVIGMVNMNCLALNVNDLENLKVGDEVVLIGEQGNQTISIASFSEISAQVNYELLTRLPSDIPRILE